The Thermomonospora amylolytica sequence GGCGGAACCGGCAGCGGCGGCAGCGGCCACAGCGCCTCGCCGGTGATCCCGAGCGCCTCCCGGCTGGTCGCCAGCACCCGCAGCCGGGGGCAGGCCCCCAGCAGCCGGTGCACCAGCCGGGCGGCGTCGTCGATGACGTGCTCGCAGTTGTCCAGGATGAGCAGCATCGGGCGGTCGGCCAGCGCGGTGATCAGGCGGTCCACCGGGTCGGCGGGGGCCTCGCCGGGGGTGGGCAGCAGCCCGCTCTCGCGCAGCCCGAGCGCGCCGAGCAGGCCGCCGGCGACCTCGGCCCCGTCGCCGAGCGGGGCCAGGTCCACGAAGCAGACCTCGCCGGGCTCCAGCGCGCCCGCCTCCAGCGCCAGCCGGGTCTTGCCCGCGCCGCCGGGCCCGGTCAGGGTGAGCAGCCGCCCGGTGGACAGCAGGTCGCCGACGCGGCGCAGCTCCTCCGCGCGCCCGACGAACGAGGTGAGCCGGGCGGGCAGCCTGGGCGCGGCGGCCGCAGCGGGGGTCCCGGCGGCCTCCCCCCGCAGGATCGCGAGGTGGACGGCGGCCAGTTCGGGGGAGGGGTCGGCGCCCAGCTCCTCGGCCAGGGTCCGCCGCGCGTCCTCGTAGACGGCCAGCGCCTCGGCCTGCCGCCCGCTGCCGGACAGGGCGCGCATGAGCAGGGCGCGGGCGCGTTCCCGCAGCGGGTGCCGTTCCACCAGGCGTTGCAGGTCGCCGACCGCGTCACGATGCCGGCCCAGCCCCAGCTCGGCCTCGGCGAGGTCCTCGGCGGCCGAGGCCCGCAGCTCCTCCAGCCGGGCGATCTGGGCGGCGGCGAACGGGGCGTCGGCCACGTCCGCCAGCGCCGGGCCGCGCCACAGGCCGAGCGCCTCGCGCAGCAGCCGGGCGGCGCGGGCGTGGTCGGCGGCGTCCAGCGCCCGCCGTCCCTCCCGGGCGAGCCGGCCGAACCGGTGGACGTCCACGTCGTCGGGGTCGACGGCCAGCCGGTACCCGGCCGGGTGGAACTCCACCAGGCCGCCGCGCAGTCCCCGGCGCAGCCGCGAGACCTGCGACTGCAGGGCGTTGGCCGCGCCCGCCGGCGGGTCCTGTCCGTACAGGCCGTCGATCAGGCGTTCCACCGGGACGACGCGACCGGGGTCGAGCAGCAGCAGGGCCAGCAGCGACCGCACCCGGGGGCCGCCCACCGCCACCTGGGCCCCGTCGTCGAGCCGCGCCTCGGTCGCCCCCAAGATCCCGAACCACACGGTGACGATTCTCGCTCATCGAGGATTCATCCCGTGCGTAGGAACGTGTCGCCATGGGGACACGTCGTACGTATGTCATGATGCCGGACACCTGAATCTCTTCCGGCGATGTGCCGGGGGCCAGGCGGCGTGTTCCGGCCCACCGTCACGAGCGCCGGGCCCGGCCCGTGGCGCCGCCGCGGAGGATTCATCGACCACAGTGAGGAGTGGTATGACCGCCGAATCGATCGATGACGGCCTGCACACCGCGTTCCGGCGGATCGACGTGGACGGCGACGGGAAGCTGGACCTGGTCGGGTTCACGGTCATCCTGGAGGAGCTGGGGCTGTCGTGGTCGCGGCACGAGACCCAGGACCGGTTCGAGGTCGCCGACAGCGACCGGGACGGGCTGATCTCCATGCCGGAGCTGCAGGCCCTGCTGGCCGGTTACGACCTGGGCTGACCTGACGGTCCGGGGAGGCGCTCCCCGGGACCCCCGAGGAGCGGGCCAGATGTGCCCGCCCCGCGGAGCTTCGCCGCGCTCACCCGGCCCCGTCCGCCCGGGACCCGCTCAGACGGGCAGATGGCGGGCCAGGAACCCCTCGGCCAGCCGCCACGCCCGGTCCGCGGCCTCCGGCTGGTGGAACATCGCGGACTTGCGGTTGTGGAAGGCGTGCCCGGCCTCCTCCTGCACGTGGATCTCCGCGTTCGGCATGCCGGCGACCGCCCGTTCCACGGCGGCGACCTGCTCGCGCGGGATGTACGGGTCGGAGCCGCCGAAGTGGAACTGGATCGGGCAGCCGATCCGCGGCGCCAGGTCCAGCGCGCCCGGCACCTGGGAGCCGTAGAACGACACGCACGCGGCCAGGTCGTCCCGCTCGGCCGCCAGCAGGTAGGCCATCGAGCCGCCGAAGCAGAAGCCCAGCGCGCCGACGCCGCCGGTGACCTCCGGCAGCCCCTTGAGGTGGTCGAGCGCCGCCCCGAGGTCGGCCACCCCCGCCCGCCCGTCGAACCGTGACGCGAGCTCGATCGACTCCTGCGTGCCCCGCTCGGTGTGCTCGCCGACCCATCCGGGGCGGATCCGCCAGAACATGTCCGGCGCCCCCACCGCGTATCCCATCCCGGCCAGGTCCTCGGCCACGGCCGTGATGTACGGCCCGACCCCGTAGATCTCCTGGATCAGCAGGATCCCCGGCCCGGTGCCGCCCGCGGGAAGCCAGAGGGGCATGGCGAACGAGCCGTCGGCGACGGTGACCGTCTCGGTCCGGGCCGGCATGGCGACTCCTCGGGGGTCGGTGACGCGTGCCCCATGATGCACCCCGCCCGTCCCGCCCGCGATCAGGGGGTGACCCTAATAACTATTGATTTGGTAGGAAAAGTAGGCCATCCTGCCGGGGTGCGCATCACCCAGCTCCGTCGCCTGGTCGCGCGCCTGCACGTCGATCTGCGACGGCAGGCCAGCGCGCTGTGTCCCCGCTGACGCCTCTCGAACCACCAGTCGACCGGCCTCAACGGAAGGACCCTCCTGTTGTCCGCACCCCCGATCGAGCTGGCGCGCCCGGTGGGCCGCCGTGTCCGGAGCGTGCCGATCCGGCCGCCCCGGGACGCCCTGCTGCGCGCCGCAAGCCCCCTTCTCATCCTGCTGATCTGGCAGCTCGCCGGGAGCACCGGACTGCTCCCCGAACGGCTGCTGGCCGCACCCTCCACCATCGCCGCCACCGCCTACGACCTCCTCCGGGACGGCACGCTGACCCAGGCGCTGGGCGTCTCGCTGCGCAGGGCCGCGCTGGGGTTCGCGCTCGGCGCCGCCGCCGGGATCGGGCTGGCCCTGGCCGCCGGGCTCAGCCGGCTCGGCGACCACGCCGTGGACCCGCCCATGCAGATGCTGCGGGCGCTGCCGCTGTTCGGGCTGATCCCGCTGTTCATCCTGTGGTTCGGGATCGGCGAGACGCCCAAGATCGCGCTGGTGGCGTTCGGCGTGGCGTTCCCGCTCTACCTCAACACCCACGCCGGGATCCGCGGGGTGGACTCCAAACTGGCCGAGCTGGGCCGGGTGCTGCGGCTGTCGCGGCCGGCGCTGGTCCGGCACATCGTGCTGCCCGGCGCGCTGCCGCAGACCCTGGTCGGGCTGCGGCAGAGCCTCGGGGTCGCCTGGCTGGCGCTGATCGTGGCCGAGCAGATCAACGCCGACGCCGGCCTCGGCTTCATGATCAACGACGCCCGGGAGTTCCTGCGCACCGACGTGGTGGTGGTCGGCCTGGTGACCTACGCGCTGCTCGGGCTGCTCACCGACGCGGTCGTCCGGCTGCTGGAGAGGAGGGCGCTGGCATGGCGACGCGACTTCCTGGGCTGACGGCCCCCGAGCGGACCGCCGCGCGGGTGCGCGGGCTGGTCAAGCGGTTCGGCGACCGGGCCGTGCTGGACGGCCTGGACCTGGAGATCGGCGCCGGGGAGTTCGTGGCCCTGCTGGGCCGCAGCGGCTCCGGCAAGTCCACGCTGCTGCGGGCGCTGGCCGGGCTGGAGCCGGTCTCCGGCGGCGAACTGGAGGTCCCCGGCACCGTGTCGGTCGCCTTCCAGGAGCCCCGGCTGGTGCCCTGGAAGCGGGTCGGCGCGAACGTGGCGCTCGGCCTGGACGACCCCGACCCGGCCGCGGCGGCCGCCGCGGCGCTCGCCGAGGTCGGGCTGCTGGGGCACCGCGACGCCTGGCCGCTCACCCTGTCCGGCGGCGAGGCCCAGCGGGTCTCGCTGGCCCGCGCCCTGGTCCGGCGGCCCTCCCTGCTGCTGCTCGACGAGCCGTTCAGCGCACTGGACGCGCTCACCCGCATCAACGTCCACAAGCTGGTGCTGGACCTGTGGGAACGGCACCGCCCCGGCGTCCTGCTGGTCACCCACGACGTGGACGAGGCGCTGCTGCTGGCCGACCGGGTGCTGGTCCTGGAGGACGGGCGGATCGCCCACCAGACCACCGTCGACCTGGACCGGCCCCGGCAGCGCGACCACGGCGACCTGGTCCGGCTGCGCGCCGTGCTGCTGGACCGGCTGGGGGTGACCCCATGAGGCGCCTGACCGCCGCCCTGCTGGCGGCGCTCACCCTGGTGGCCGCCGCGGCCTGCGGCGGGGGCGACGACGGCCCGTCCGACATCTCCCAGGTGACGCTGCGGGTCGGCGACCAGAAGGGGTCGAGCCTGCAGTCCCTGCTGGGGGCCGCCGGGCAGCTCGACGGCGTCCCGTACAAGATCAGCTGGTCGCTGTTCACCTCCGGGCCGCCGATCCTGGAGGCGGTCAACGCCGGGGCGGTCGACTTCGGCGTGGTGGGCAACACCCCGCCGGTGTTCTCCGCCGCCGCCCGCTCCGAGATCGTCATCATCGGCGCCGTCGAGTCCAAGCGGGACGGGCAGGCGATCGTGGTGCCGAAGAACTCGCCGCTGCGGTCGCCGGCCGAGCTGCGCGGCAGGAAGATCGCCGTCGCCAAGGGCAGTTCCGCGCACTACCACCTGCTGTCGGTACTGAAGAAGCACGGCATCGCCTACGGCGACGTCCAGCCCCAGTACCTGCAGCCCGCCGACGCCCTCACCGCCCTGACCGGCGGCCGGATCGACGCCTGGGCCACCTGGGAGCCGTACACCGCGCAGGCCGAGATCCAGACCGGGGCCCGCATCCTCGCCGACGGCAACGGCTACACCAACGGCTACGGTTTCCAGATCACCTCCCGCTCGGCACTGGACAACCAGGCCAGGACCGTCGCCCTCAAAGACTTCCTGAACCGCTACCGGACGGCTCTGAAGTGGGCGAACACGCACCACAAGGAGTGGGCCGGGCGGTGGGCCGCCGACACCGGGCTGCCCGTCCCGGTCGCCGAACGCGCCCACCTGCGCCGGTTCACCGAGATCATCCGCGTCGACGACGCGGTGATCGCCGAGGAGCAGCGGCTGGCGGACGCGTTCGCCGAGATCGGGCTGATCCCGGGCCGGTTCGACTTCTCCGGCTACTTCGACCGGCGCTTCAACGACACCGTCCCGAGCAGTTGAGAGAGCCCCTGACATGACGCTGACGTTCCACTGGTTCCTGCCCACCACCGGGGACGGCCGCTCCCTGGTCGGCGGCGGGCACAACATCCCCCGGGGCCTGGCCGTCCCCTCCGGCGGGCCGGGCACGGCCGACCGGTTCCGGGCGCCCGACATCGACTACCTGGCGCAGATCGCCCGGTCGGCCGAGCAACTGGGCTTCGACGCGGTGCTCACCCCGACCGGAACGTGGTGCGAGGACGCCTGGCTGACCACCGCCGCGCTGATCCGCGAGACCAGGCGGCTGCGCTTCCTGGTGGCGTTCCGGCCCGGGGCGATCTCGCCCACGCTGGCCGCCCAGATGGCCGCCACCTACCAGCGGATCTCCGGCGGCCGGCTGCTGCTGAACGTGGTGACCGGCGGCGAACGCGCCGAGCAGGCCCGCTTCGGCGACCATCTGGAGCACGCCGAACGATACGCCCGCACCGACGAGTTCCTGACCATCGTGCGGGGCGCGTGGGGGCCGGAGCCGTTCGACTTCGCCGGCGACCACTACCGGGTCGAGGGCGCCACCGTCGCGGGCGGCATCGAGCCCGTCCCCGACCTGTACTTCGGCGGCTCCTCCAAGCCCGCCGGGCCGGTCGCCGCCAAGCACGTCGACGTCTACCTCACCTGGGGGGAGCCGCCCGCCCAGGTCGCCGAGAAGATCGCCTGGATGCGCCGGCTGGCCGCCGAGCAGGGCCGCGCCCTGCGCTTCGGCATCCGGCTGCACACCATCAGCCGCGACACCTCCGCGGAGGCCTGGCGCGAGGCCGACCGCCTGCTGTCGGCCCTCGACCCGGCCGTCGTCGCCAGGGCCCAGCAGTCCCTGGCGGCCAGCGACTCGGTGGGCCAGCAGCGGATGCGCGCCCTCCACGAGGGCTTCCGCGGCAGCGGCGACCCCCGCGCCCTGGAGGTCCATCCCAACCTGTGGGCGGGCGTCGGCCTGGTCCGCGGCGGCGCGGGCACCGCCCTGGTCGGCAGCCACAAGGAGGTCGCCGACCGCATCGAGGAGTACGCCGACCTCGGCATCACCGAGTTCATCCTGTCCGGCTACCCCCACCTGGAGGAGGCCTACTGGTTCGGCGAGGGCGTCCTCCCCGAACTCCGCCACCGGGGCTCCGCCCCCGCCCTGAAGGCCACCGCCTGACCTCACAGGAAACGAGCGCCGCCCTCAAGAAGCGGGGGCGGCGCTCTCCTTTCCTCCTCACGCCGGGCCTGTGCGTTCGCGAGGCTCCCAGGTGGCGGCGGCCGGATGGATCACCCGCGGAATGCGGACAGGCCGCTCACCGATGTCATGCCGGCTCGACGGCGTCGATCCGGTATCTGCTGACGTGCGCGTCCCGGATCGCCGCCGCCTGCCCGGCGTCCGGCCCACCGCCGCGGAACGCCTCCAGGTGCTCGTCGGACTCCCACCGCTCGTACACGTTGATCCGTCCGGCGTCGACCGGGTCGGCCGCGAGCACGAAGTCCAGGCAGCCGGGAGCCGACCGGGCGAGTTCGATGACGCGACGGCAGCCGGACAGGTAGGCGTCCCGTTCCGCCGGATCCACATGGAGCGCGCCCGCCACGATGATCATCGTTCCTCCCGTTCGTCGGTGACCGGACAGACCGGGCGGCGGGGCGGAACTCATCGCTCACGCGCTTCGGCCGATCCCGGCGGGGATCGGTCATAAATGACATTCTCGTGTCAACTTATCGATCTGGTGAGAGTGGAATCCGGCGATGTGCCGTTAGGTTGCACGTATGACCTCCCTTCACGGCTTCATCGACAGGCTGCCCAAGGTGGAACTTCACCTTCATCTGGTAGGTTCCGCGTCGATCGACACGGTGCTGGAGCTGGCCGCCCGGCATCCCGGCAGCCGGCTGCCCCGGACGCCCGAGGGCCTGCGCGACTTCTACGAGTTCCGCGACTTCCCGCACTTCGCCGAGGTGTACCAGGCCGTGAGCGAGGTCGTCCGGGAGCCGGAGGACGTCGCGGCCCTGGTCCTGGGAACGGCGCGGGACCTGGCGGGCCAGCGGGTCCGGTACGTCGAGCTGACCGTCACCCCCTACACCCACGTGCTCGCCGGGATGAGCATGCCCGCCGTCACCGAGGCGCTGGACGTGGCCGCCCGGGAGGCCGCCCGGCGCCACGGGATCCGGGTCGCCTACATCTTCGACATCGCCGGCGAGCTGGGCGCCACGGCCGCCCGTGCGACCCTGGACCACGCGCTGCACCATCCGCCCGAACGGCTGGTCGGCTTCGGCCTCGGCGGCATCGAACAGGCCCGGTCGGCGCACCTGGAGGACTTCCGCGACGCGTTCCGGGCCGCCGTCGCCGCCGGGCTGCACAGCGTTCCGCACGCGGGGGAGATGACCGGGCCCGAGACGGTCTGGGAGGCGCTGGACGGGCTGCGCGCCGAACGGATCGGGCACGGCATCGGATGCCTGGACGACCCGCGCCTGGTCGCCCGCCTCCGCGAGGCGCGGATTCCCCTGGAGGTGTGCCCCACCTCCAACGTGTGCACCGGGCAGGTGGCCGGTCTCCGGGAACATCCGCTGCCGAGGATGCTCCGGGAAGGTCTCTACGTCACCCTCAACAGCGACGACCCGCCCATGTTCGGCACCTCCCTGACCGGCGAGTACCGGGTGGCGGCCGACGTGTTCGGCCTGGACGCCCCGGCCCTGGCCGATCTGGCGCGCAACGCGGTGCGCGCGTCCTTCCTCGACCCGGCGGGCCAGGCGGAGATCCTCGCCGAGATCGACGCGACGCTCCCGTGAGGAGCGGCGGTCCGGTGCTTCCGGCCGGCTCCGGGCTTCAGCGCAGAGGACGCCGGGCCGCATCATCCTTCTCGTCCGGCCGTATGGGCCGGGTGGGAGTGCGGAACTCATGGCGGACGGGCTTCGACCCGGTCGCGGATGGCGGGGCGACCGGGCCGAAGCCCGTGAGCACCGCGGCGGCCACCCCCGCCGCGGTGGGTCTAGGAGGAGTAGGGCAGGAAGCGGCCGAAGCGGCCGTGGTGGTAGAGCAGCGGCGTGCCGCCGTGGCCGGTGCGGGTGCCGATGACGAGGCCGACGACTAGATGGTGGTCGCCGATCTCGCCGGTGGTGTACGGAACGGCCAGCAGGTGGGCGGTGACCTCCTCCAGGAGGGGGACGCCGGCGGGGCCGGGGTGCCAGGCGGTGGGGACGGCGAAGCGGTCGACGTCCTTCCGGGCGAAGCGGGCCGCGACGTCGACCTGGTGGGCGGCCAGCAGGTTGACCGCGAAGACCTCCGCCTGGGCCAGGTCGGGCCAGGTGGCGGAGGACTTGGCGACGTAGAAGGAGACCAGCGGCGGGTCCAGGCTCACCGAGGAGAACGAGGTCGCGGTGAGACCGACCGGGTCGCCCGTGGCGTTGCGGGCGGTGACCACCACGACGCCGGAAGCGTGCAGGGCCAGGGCGCGGCGGAAGCGGCGGGTGTCGACCGGGCTGTGGGTCAGGGTCTCGGTCACGCCGGCACCTCCAGCCAGGGGATCTGGGGCCGCCAGCCGGCGAGGACCTCGTCCAGGGTGCGGAGCTGCGACTCCAGGACGGCCAGGCCCGGCGTGGGGACGTGGGCTCCCAGCTCCACCAGCAGGGGGCGCAGGTGCACCTCCACCGCGAGGGAGTGCCTGGGGTCGCCCAGCACCAGGATCGGCAGCGCCACCGTTCCGTGCAGCGCGCCACTGGGCAGCAGGTCCAGGAACGAGTTCAGCAGTCCCGTGTAGGTCCCCTTGTAGGTGGGGCTCGCCACCACCAGCACGTCGGCGTCGGCGGTGGTCTTGAGGGCGTCGTCCAGGTCGCCGGTGGGTTCGGGGGAGTAGATCTGCGCGGCCAGCCCGGACAGGTCGACGACCTCGTCGGGGCCGCTGCGGCCGAGCCGTTCGGCCAGGGTGCGGGTGGCCTCGACGGCCACGTGGCGGGTGCGGGAGGCGGTGCGGGGGTTGCCCGCCAGGGTGACGATGCCGCTCATCGACGCCTCCTCGTGCGGTGCGGGACGTGGCCGGTACGCGGCATGCGGCAGCGGGTCATGGGGGTCTCCTCGGAAGCGGGCGGTCAGTGGTAGGTGGGGTCGGGTTCGGCGGGCCAGGGCGCGCCCGTGGTCGGCAGGCCGACGGCGCGCCAGGCCCGGTAGCCGCCGATGACGTCGGTGGCGCGGTTCAGGCCCAGGTCCTGCAGGGAGGCGGCGGCCAGGCTGGAGGTGTAGCCCTCCGAGCAGATCACGATGACCCGCAGCCCGTAGCCGGTGGCCTCGGGCAGCCGGGCGGAGCTGGCCGGGTCGAACCGCCACTCCAGGACGTTCCGTTCGATGACCAGGGAGCCGGGGATCTCGCCCTCGCCGGCCCGGTGCGCCTGCGGGCGGATGTCCACCAGCACCGCGTCGCCCTCGGCGAACTCCCGGTACGCCTCGCCCGGCGTCAGCCGGACGAGGCGGTGCCGGGCCTCGGCGAGGACCTGGTCGATCGAGCGGGGCCCGCTCACCACTGGTCCGCCCGTTCGGTCGCCAGCCGGACCAGCTCGCCGTCCGGGGTGAGGTCGTAGCGGTTCATCGAGGTCAGCGGAGGGGAGTAGACGTGCACGCTGACGGCGGGGGCCCGGGTGGCGTTGGTGACCGAGTGGATGTGGTCGGGGCCGAACTCGCGCAGGTCGCCCGCCTCCAGCGTCCGGCGGCCGTGCAGGTCGTCCTCTTGCAGGCCGCCCAGCGCGACGGCGAACGCGCCGCGCGAGCCGCCGTGGTCGTGCAGTCCGGTGGACTGGCCCGGCATCCAGCTGATCAGCCAGATCTCGTGCCGGGAGTCGTGGTGCAGCCGCTCGTACCAGCGTTCGGGAACGCTGAGCCGGACCCGGTCGATCCAGCGTCCCGGGTCGGCGGCCAGCGACCGGGCGATCTCGGCCACGGTCGGCAGCGAGGTGCTCAGGGTCATGCCTCGTCCTCGAGGTGTCGGTCCGGAAAGGGTCTCGCTTCAGAACGCGCGGACCGGACACAGCGCGCTGGCCTGGCGGCGCAGGTCGACATGGCGGCGTCGCCACCACAGGACGTCGGAACGCATGCCCACGACGATGACAGAAATTCACGACCAAGTCAATCGGGAATATAGGCTATCTGCCTCGTGAGCTGCGGTCATCACGGTGGGTGACCCGTTCGATGCTGGGTATGAGGCCCCGCATGCGGGGGGCTCGCTCGAGGACGCGCAACCGATCTCCCGGGTGGAGACGAGCGGCGGCGCCGACGCTGGCGGCGGTGCTGGCCGGTACGGTCGCCGGTTGCGGGGGCGGGAGCACCGGACGCCCCGTCGTCAACCTCTACAACGCCCCCCAGGAGAACATCGGCGCGCTCGTCGACCGCTGCAACCGGCTCGCCGGGGGCCGCTACCGCATCGTCCTCAACACCCTCCCGCGCGACGCCGACGGCCAGCGCGAGCAGCTCGTGCGCCGGCTCGCCGCCGGGGACACCGGCCTGGACGTGCTCGGCCTGGACGTCACCTGGACCGCCGAGCTGGCCGAGGCCGGATGGATCCGCCCCTGGACCGGCGAGCACGAACGCCGCGCCCGCGAAGGCACCCTCGCCAAGCCGCTGGAGACCGCCGTCTGGAAGGGCCGGCTGTACGCCGCGCCCTACAACACCAACGTCCAGCTCCTGTGGTACCGCTCCGACCTGATCCCCAGGCCGCCGCGGACCTGGGACGGGCTGATGCGCGAGTCGGCCCGGCTCGCCGCCCAGGGCAGACCGCACTACGGCGAGGTCACCGGGGCCCGTTACGAGGGACTGGTGGTGTGGTTCAACAGCCTGATCCAGTCGGCGGGCGGCGGCATCCTCACCCCTGACGGCGAGCGCGTCTCGCTGGGCGCGCCCGCGCGCACCGCGCTCGCCACCATGCGGGCGTTCGCCCGGTCCCGCGCCGCCGACCCGTCCCTGCCGAGCATGCGGGAGGACGACGTCCGGCTGGCGATGGAGAGCGGGCGCGCCGCGTTCCAGATCAACTGGCCGTTCGTGTACGCGTCGATGGCCGCCAACCGGCCCGGCATGCTGCGCACCTTCAGGTGGGCGCCGTACCCCGGCATCGACGGCCCGGGACGGGCCCCGCTCGGCGGCGGCAACTTCGGGATCAGCGCCTACACCGAGCGCCCGCGCGAGTCGTACGAGGCGGCGCTGTGCCTGCGCGACGCCGAGAGCCAGAAGATCGCCGCCGTCCGCGACGGGCTCCCGCCCACTATCCGCTCCGTCTACGACGAGCCGGAGATGGCGAAGGCGTACCCGATGCGGCAGGCCATCCTGGACGCCCTGCAGACCGCCGCGCCGCGCCCCAAGACCCCCACCTACCAGAACGTCTCCACGGTCACCTCCGCCGTCCTGTCGCCCCCCGACGCGATCGAGCCCGCCCGGACCGAGGCCCGGCTGCGGGAGCTGATCTCCGAGGCCCTGCAGAGCAAGGGGGTCCTCCCATGATCACGCGGGCGCCCGCGCGGCACGCCCGGCGGAGGATCAGCGAGGAGAAGGCCGCGCAGCGCAGGCTGGCGCTGTGGCTGTGCGCGCCGGCGGCGCTGGTCATGCTGCTGGTCACCGGCTGGCCGATCCTGTACGCGGTGCTGCTGTCGCTGCAGCGGTACGACCTGCGCTTCCCCGGCGAGCGGGCATGGGTCGGGCTGGACAACTACGCGGCCGTGCTGACCGACCCGTTCTGGTGGAACGCGTTCTGGGTCACCGTCGTGATCACCGTGGTCAGCGTGGCGATCGAGCTGGTGCTGGGGATGCTGCTGGCGCTGGCCATGTACCGGACGCTGGTCGGCCGGGGCGCGATCCGCACGCTGGTGCTGATCCCGTACGGCATCGTCACCGTGGTCGCCGCCTACGGCTGGCGGTACGCCTGGACGCCGGAGACCGGATGGCTGGCCGAGGCCCTGCCGGCCGGGTCGGCGCCGCTCACCGAGAAGGTCCCCGGGCTGGCGATCATCATCCTGGCCGAGGTGTGGAAGACCACCCCGTTCATGGCGCTGCTGCTGATGGCGGGGCTGGCGCTGGTGCCCGACGACCTGCTCAAGGCGGCGGCGATGGACGGGGCGTCGGCCTGGCAGCGGTTCTGGCACGTGACGCTGCCGCTGATGCGGCCGGCGATCCTGGTGGCACTGCTGTTCCGCACCCTGGACGCGTTCCGCATCTTCGACAACATCTATGTGCTCACCGGCGGGGCCGCCGACACCGGCTCGGTGTCGCTGATCGCCTACCGCAACTTGATCGGCGGGCTGAACCTGGGGATCGGCTCCACCATGTCGGTGCTGGTCTTCCTGACCGTGGCGGCGATCTCGTTCCTGTTCATCCGGGCGTTCGGCATCAGCGCGCCCGGCACCCAGGGGGAACGGCGATGAAGGCCGACCGCGCCGTGATGACCCGCTGGCTGGTGGTGGACCTGCTGGTGGTGCTGTACGCGCTGATCCCGGTGCTGTGGATCGCCTCGCTGTCGTTCAAGCACCCCAGCACGTTCACCGACGGGTCGTTCGTCCCGCGCCGGTGGACGCTGGAGAACTACACGGGGATCTTCGACAACCCCGACTTCACCCGGGGCCTGATCAACTCCATCGGGATCGGGCTGATCGCCACGCTGATCGCCATCGTGCTCGGCACGATGGCCGCCTACGCCATCGCCCGGCTGGACTTCCCCGGCAAGAACGCGCTGGTGGGGGCCTCCCTGCTGGTGGCGATGTTCCCGCAGATCTCGCTGGTCAGCCCGCTGTTCCAGATCGAGCGGGCGCTGGGGCTGTTCGACACCTGGCCGGGGCTGATCATCCCCTACATCACCTTCGCGCTGCCGCTGACGATCTTCACGCTGTCGTCGTTCCTGCGCGAGATCCCCTGGGAGCTGGAGCAGGCCGCCAAGATGGACGGGGCCACCCCGTTCCAGGCGTTCCGGCAGGTGATC is a genomic window containing:
- a CDS encoding EF-hand domain-containing protein, which encodes MTAESIDDGLHTAFRRIDVDGDGKLDLVGFTVILEELGLSWSRHETQDRFEVADSDRDGLISMPELQALLAGYDLG
- a CDS encoding dienelactone hydrolase family protein codes for the protein MPARTETVTVADGSFAMPLWLPAGGTGPGILLIQEIYGVGPYITAVAEDLAGMGYAVGAPDMFWRIRPGWVGEHTERGTQESIELASRFDGRAGVADLGAALDHLKGLPEVTGGVGALGFCFGGSMAYLLAAERDDLAACVSFYGSQVPGALDLAPRIGCPIQFHFGGSDPYIPREQVAAVERAVAGMPNAEIHVQEEAGHAFHNRKSAMFHQPEAADRAWRLAEGFLARHLPV
- a CDS encoding ABC transporter permease; this translates as MSAPPIELARPVGRRVRSVPIRPPRDALLRAASPLLILLIWQLAGSTGLLPERLLAAPSTIAATAYDLLRDGTLTQALGVSLRRAALGFALGAAAGIGLALAAGLSRLGDHAVDPPMQMLRALPLFGLIPLFILWFGIGETPKIALVAFGVAFPLYLNTHAGIRGVDSKLAELGRVLRLSRPALVRHIVLPGALPQTLVGLRQSLGVAWLALIVAEQINADAGLGFMINDAREFLRTDVVVVGLVTYALLGLLTDAVVRLLERRALAWRRDFLG
- a CDS encoding ABC transporter ATP-binding protein — its product is MATRLPGLTAPERTAARVRGLVKRFGDRAVLDGLDLEIGAGEFVALLGRSGSGKSTLLRALAGLEPVSGGELEVPGTVSVAFQEPRLVPWKRVGANVALGLDDPDPAAAAAAALAEVGLLGHRDAWPLTLSGGEAQRVSLARALVRRPSLLLLDEPFSALDALTRINVHKLVLDLWERHRPGVLLVTHDVDEALLLADRVLVLEDGRIAHQTTVDLDRPRQRDHGDLVRLRAVLLDRLGVTP
- a CDS encoding ABC transporter substrate-binding protein, coding for MRRLTAALLAALTLVAAAACGGGDDGPSDISQVTLRVGDQKGSSLQSLLGAAGQLDGVPYKISWSLFTSGPPILEAVNAGAVDFGVVGNTPPVFSAAARSEIVIIGAVESKRDGQAIVVPKNSPLRSPAELRGRKIAVAKGSSAHYHLLSVLKKHGIAYGDVQPQYLQPADALTALTGGRIDAWATWEPYTAQAEIQTGARILADGNGYTNGYGFQITSRSALDNQARTVALKDFLNRYRTALKWANTHHKEWAGRWAADTGLPVPVAERAHLRRFTEIIRVDDAVIAEEQRLADAFAEIGLIPGRFDFSGYFDRRFNDTVPSS
- a CDS encoding LLM class flavin-dependent oxidoreductase, with product MTLTFHWFLPTTGDGRSLVGGGHNIPRGLAVPSGGPGTADRFRAPDIDYLAQIARSAEQLGFDAVLTPTGTWCEDAWLTTAALIRETRRLRFLVAFRPGAISPTLAAQMAATYQRISGGRLLLNVVTGGERAEQARFGDHLEHAERYARTDEFLTIVRGAWGPEPFDFAGDHYRVEGATVAGGIEPVPDLYFGGSSKPAGPVAAKHVDVYLTWGEPPAQVAEKIAWMRRLAAEQGRALRFGIRLHTISRDTSAEAWREADRLLSALDPAVVARAQQSLAASDSVGQQRMRALHEGFRGSGDPRALEVHPNLWAGVGLVRGGAGTALVGSHKEVADRIEEYADLGITEFILSGYPHLEEAYWFGEGVLPELRHRGSAPALKATA
- a CDS encoding putative quinol monooxygenase, whose amino-acid sequence is MIIVAGALHVDPAERDAYLSGCRRVIELARSAPGCLDFVLAADPVDAGRINVYERWESDEHLEAFRGGGPDAGQAAAIRDAHVSRYRIDAVEPA
- the add gene encoding adenosine deaminase gives rise to the protein MTSLHGFIDRLPKVELHLHLVGSASIDTVLELAARHPGSRLPRTPEGLRDFYEFRDFPHFAEVYQAVSEVVREPEDVAALVLGTARDLAGQRVRYVELTVTPYTHVLAGMSMPAVTEALDVAAREAARRHGIRVAYIFDIAGELGATAARATLDHALHHPPERLVGFGLGGIEQARSAHLEDFRDAFRAAVAAGLHSVPHAGEMTGPETVWEALDGLRAERIGHGIGCLDDPRLVARLREARIPLEVCPTSNVCTGQVAGLREHPLPRMLREGLYVTLNSDDPPMFGTSLTGEYRVAADVFGLDAPALADLARNAVRASFLDPAGQAEILAEIDATLP
- a CDS encoding flavin reductase family protein; translation: MTETLTHSPVDTRRFRRALALHASGVVVVTARNATGDPVGLTATSFSSVSLDPPLVSFYVAKSSATWPDLAQAEVFAVNLLAAHQVDVAARFARKDVDRFAVPTAWHPGPAGVPLLEEVTAHLLAVPYTTGEIGDHHLVVGLVIGTRTGHGGTPLLYHHGRFGRFLPYSS
- a CDS encoding NADPH-dependent FMN reductase yields the protein MSGIVTLAGNPRTASRTRHVAVEATRTLAERLGRSGPDEVVDLSGLAAQIYSPEPTGDLDDALKTTADADVLVVASPTYKGTYTGLLNSFLDLLPSGALHGTVALPILVLGDPRHSLAVEVHLRPLLVELGAHVPTPGLAVLESQLRTLDEVLAGWRPQIPWLEVPA